The Bryobacteraceae bacterium genome includes a window with the following:
- a CDS encoding protease translates to MAKKILMLVGDYVEDYEAMVPFQALQMLGFTVHAVCPGKKQGDKVRTAVHDFEGDQTYSEKRGHDFVLNHGFDVVLPSDYDALVIPGGRAPEYLRLNPRVLDITRHFFDADKPVAAICHGIQVLTAAGVLKGRKLTCYPAVGPEVTSCGGTYVEVPVTEAVEDGNLVTAPAWPAHPAWLRKFIRLLGVSKSAA, encoded by the coding sequence ATGGCGAAAAAGATCCTGATGCTGGTGGGCGATTACGTGGAAGACTACGAAGCGATGGTTCCTTTCCAGGCCCTGCAGATGCTGGGCTTCACGGTGCATGCGGTGTGTCCGGGCAAGAAGCAGGGGGATAAGGTCCGCACGGCGGTGCATGATTTCGAGGGCGACCAGACGTACAGCGAAAAACGCGGACACGATTTTGTGCTGAACCATGGATTCGATGTGGTGCTGCCGTCGGACTACGATGCGCTGGTCATTCCGGGCGGGCGCGCGCCCGAGTATCTGCGGCTGAATCCGCGCGTGCTGGACATCACCCGGCATTTTTTTGATGCGGACAAACCGGTGGCGGCCATCTGCCACGGGATTCAGGTGCTGACAGCCGCGGGCGTCCTGAAGGGAAGAAAGCTGACCTGCTATCCGGCGGTGGGGCCGGAGGTAACGTCGTGCGGCGGCACGTATGTGGAAGTGCCGGTGACGGAGGCAGTGGAGGACGGCAATCTGGTGACAGCTCCGGCGTGGCCGGCGCATCCAGCGTGGCTGAGGAAATTCATCCGGCTGCTGGGAGTGAGCAAGAGCGCGGCGTGA
- a CDS encoding dehydrogenase has protein sequence MNQNTGDGASRRSFLASSAAWLPAGLSVHVAASSVFRVGVIGCGGRGEAAAINAIRAGKDVRITALADILRDRCEEKRTSLKLKFPDQVDVPDDRIFTGFQAYRHVIESSDVVIIANAAKFHPLHLKAAVEAGRHVFVEKPHAIDPAGIRMVEEACQLARQKRLCVVSGLQSRYHPGYIETMEKVHAGLIGDIVAIQETWLRPPYVVRQRRPRQKELEFQAANQYHFHWLSGDDVPQTLIHNLDRSSWALGNAAPLRCWGMGGRSTLKGEEFGSVFDHHAVVYEFPRGVRVYAFCRTIDNCYNENSSLILGAKGRCDLLNLRITGETSWSSSQPPSKNNAYDLEHVALFEAIRSGKPLNNGDYMVRSTRIAVMGQLACYTGQELTWERVEKSNFYYPPRPEEVHEDTEPPIWPQADGTYPVFTPGITRLL, from the coding sequence ATGAACCAGAACACGGGCGATGGCGCCAGCCGCCGCTCCTTCCTCGCCTCCTCGGCTGCCTGGCTACCGGCAGGCCTCAGCGTGCACGTCGCCGCTTCGTCCGTATTCCGCGTCGGCGTCATCGGCTGCGGCGGGCGCGGCGAAGCCGCCGCCATCAATGCCATACGCGCCGGCAAAGACGTCCGCATCACGGCCCTCGCTGACATCCTGCGCGACCGCTGCGAAGAGAAGCGCACCTCCCTGAAACTCAAATTCCCCGATCAGGTCGACGTCCCCGACGACCGCATCTTCACGGGCTTCCAGGCCTACCGGCACGTCATCGAATCGAGCGACGTCGTCATCATCGCCAACGCCGCCAAGTTCCACCCGCTCCACCTGAAGGCCGCCGTCGAAGCCGGCCGCCACGTCTTCGTCGAAAAGCCCCACGCCATCGACCCCGCCGGCATCCGCATGGTGGAAGAGGCCTGCCAGCTCGCCCGTCAGAAACGGCTCTGCGTCGTCAGCGGCCTCCAGTCCCGCTACCACCCCGGCTACATCGAAACGATGGAGAAGGTCCATGCGGGCCTCATCGGCGACATCGTCGCCATCCAGGAAACGTGGCTCCGCCCGCCCTATGTCGTCCGGCAACGCCGCCCCAGACAGAAAGAACTCGAATTCCAGGCCGCCAACCAGTACCACTTCCACTGGCTCTCCGGCGACGACGTCCCGCAGACCCTCATCCACAACCTCGACCGCTCTTCCTGGGCTCTCGGCAACGCCGCTCCGCTCCGCTGTTGGGGCATGGGCGGCCGCTCCACTCTCAAGGGCGAAGAGTTCGGCTCCGTCTTCGATCACCACGCCGTCGTCTACGAGTTCCCCCGCGGCGTCCGCGTCTACGCCTTCTGCCGCACCATCGACAACTGCTACAACGAAAACTCCTCCCTCATCCTCGGCGCCAAAGGCCGCTGCGATCTGCTCAACCTCCGCATCACCGGCGAAACCAGCTGGTCCAGCTCCCAGCCGCCGTCGAAGAACAACGCCTACGATCTCGAACACGTCGCCCTGTTCGAGGCCATCCGTTCCGGCAAGCCCCTCAACAACGGCGACTACATGGTCCGCTCCACCCGCATCGCTGTCATGGGCCAGCTCGCCTGCTACACGGGGCAGGAACTCACCTGGGAGCGCGTCGAAAAGTCGAACTTCTATTACCCGCCGCGCCCCGAAGAAGTCCACGAAGACACCGAGCCGCCCATCTGGCCCCAGGCCGACGGAACCTATCCTGTCTTCACCCCGGGAATCACGCGCCTCCTGTAA
- a CDS encoding NUDIX hydrolase: protein MTGRTDLLALLRAHTPWDAREAAMLARIIAFVEAHEDCFERSLLIGHVTGSAWVVNPERTHALLVHHRRLDRWLQPGGHCDGSPDVLATALREVLEETGIEARPVARAVFDVDAHDIPARGAEPAHVHYDIRFLAEAPLSQQPVVSPESRDVRWVALGDIPSLGTDSSVLRLVEKTRPSSSVRDR from the coding sequence GTGACCGGACGCACGGACCTCCTCGCTCTGCTTCGCGCCCACACGCCCTGGGACGCCCGCGAAGCCGCCATGCTCGCCCGCATCATCGCCTTTGTCGAAGCCCACGAAGACTGCTTTGAGCGGTCCCTGCTGATCGGCCACGTCACCGGCTCGGCCTGGGTCGTCAATCCCGAGCGCACCCACGCCCTGCTCGTCCACCACCGCCGCCTCGACCGCTGGCTTCAGCCCGGCGGCCATTGCGACGGCAGCCCGGATGTGCTCGCCACCGCCCTGCGCGAAGTTCTCGAAGAAACCGGCATCGAAGCCCGCCCGGTCGCAAGAGCCGTGTTCGACGTCGATGCTCACGACATCCCCGCGCGCGGCGCGGAGCCCGCCCACGTCCACTACGACATCCGCTTCCTCGCCGAAGCGCCGCTGTCGCAGCAGCCTGTCGTCAGCCCGGAGTCGCGCGATGTCCGTTGGGTCGCACTCGGCGACATCCCTTCGCTTGGAACCGACTCTTCCGTCCTCCGCCTGGTCGAAAAAACACGTCCGTCCTCATCTGTTCGGGACCGTTGA
- a CDS encoding potassium transporter Kef: MEQVWFVAALWLLLALIAVLAAHWTGISTALSEIVVGTVAQLVIGMLLGREALGAKAGWVTFLAGTGAVVLTFLAGAELDPEVFRMKWREALGVGLAGFLAPFFGAALIAHYLLGWGWMPSWLAGVALSTTSVAVVYAVMLELGFNRTEYGKAILAACFVNDLGTVLALGFIFAPFTWKTLVFAALCAVVLFALPFLTRWFFDRYGGRVSEMETKYLLFLLFGMGGVAAWAGSEAVLPAYLIGMMLAGTVGRDHFLVRRLCTLTFGLLTPFYFIRAGSFVSIPALLGAPLVFFALFGAKMASKLAGLLPVVRAFGYERKEGTYYSLMMSTGLTFGTISALFGLNHGVIDQNQYSHLVAAVIGSAVIPTAIANARYLPVHLLPEEERRLRESAYGEPEGELDV; encoded by the coding sequence ATGGAACAGGTATGGTTCGTCGCAGCGCTGTGGCTGCTGCTGGCTCTCATCGCCGTGCTTGCCGCGCATTGGACCGGCATCTCCACCGCGCTTTCCGAGATCGTCGTCGGCACCGTGGCGCAGCTCGTCATTGGCATGCTGCTCGGGCGCGAAGCGCTGGGCGCAAAGGCAGGCTGGGTAACGTTTCTCGCCGGCACCGGCGCCGTCGTGCTCACCTTTCTCGCCGGAGCCGAACTCGACCCGGAAGTCTTCCGCATGAAGTGGCGCGAAGCCCTCGGCGTCGGCCTCGCCGGCTTCCTCGCGCCTTTCTTTGGCGCCGCGCTCATCGCGCACTATCTGCTGGGCTGGGGCTGGATGCCCTCCTGGCTCGCCGGCGTCGCGCTCTCCACCACCTCCGTCGCGGTTGTTTACGCCGTCATGCTCGAGCTCGGCTTCAACCGCACCGAATACGGCAAGGCCATCCTCGCCGCCTGCTTCGTCAACGATCTCGGCACTGTCCTCGCGCTCGGCTTCATCTTCGCCCCGTTCACCTGGAAGACGCTCGTCTTCGCCGCCCTCTGCGCCGTGGTTCTGTTCGCGCTGCCATTCCTCACACGCTGGTTCTTCGACCGCTATGGCGGCCGCGTCTCGGAGATGGAAACCAAATACCTTCTCTTCCTCCTGTTCGGCATGGGCGGTGTCGCCGCCTGGGCCGGCAGCGAGGCCGTGCTCCCCGCCTACCTGATCGGCATGATGCTGGCCGGCACTGTCGGACGCGACCATTTCCTCGTCCGCCGCCTCTGCACCCTCACCTTCGGCCTGCTCACGCCCTTCTACTTCATCCGCGCCGGCAGCTTCGTCTCCATTCCCGCCCTGCTCGGCGCGCCGCTCGTCTTCTTCGCCCTGTTCGGCGCGAAAATGGCGTCCAAGCTCGCCGGACTCCTCCCTGTCGTCCGCGCCTTCGGCTACGAACGCAAGGAAGGAACATATTATTCCCTCATGATGTCCACCGGACTCACCTTCGGCACCATCTCCGCGCTGTTCGGCCTCAACCACGGCGTCATCGACCAGAACCAGTACTCGCATCTTGTAGCCGCTGTCATCGGCAGCGCCGTCATCCCAACGGCCATTGCCAACGCGCGCTACCTCCCCGTTCATCTGCTGCCGGAAGAAGAACGCCGCCTCCGCGAGTCCGCTTACGGAGAGCCGGAAGGAGAATTGGATGTCTAG